In the genome of Raphanus sativus cultivar WK10039 chromosome 4, ASM80110v3, whole genome shotgun sequence, one region contains:
- the LOC108852405 gene encoding uncharacterized protein LOC108852405: MAMRKCFNLTGIPFTREGIYATNNQFLKAGPKGFIHVKVLENDSLHVRVDLPGVPDDGVRHRVDAVRKKLVFFSGETPAGNQREGVREYSGSAGLGCDCCEITGVDAKMKDGVLRMIVSRVKVKDHDKKCTHTLPPNAGKSGRHLEDHPFLVKGRKGAVVGVPLPGDGLYFAVDIPGVCCDDVEVLANEHEVRFYAEVKNVDEHDESGRVYLGCVNSGSSSSDPLPSILTQTIAYDAEFGVLKIVIAPRNYTKSE; the protein is encoded by the exons atggcGATGAGAAAATGCTTTAACTTGACGGGAATTCCTTTCACCAGAG AGGGTATTTACGCGACCAACAACCAGTTCCTGAAGGCTGGTCCTAAGGGTTTCATCCACGTCAAGGTTCTGGAGAACGACAGCCTCCACGTGCGCGTCGACTTGCCCGGCGTTCCAGACGACGGTGTTCGCCACAGAGTCGATGCCGTGAGAAAAAAGCTTGTGTTTTTCTCCGGCGAAACTCCCGCCGGCAACCAAAGGGAAGGCGTTCGTGAGTACTCTGGATCCGCCGGTCTAGGGTGTGACTGCTGCGAGATCACCGGCGTGGATGCCAAGATGAAAGACGGAGTCTTGAGGATGATTGTTTCAAGGGTCAAGGTCAAGGACCATGACAAGAAGTGTACTCACACACTTCCTCCTAACGCAG GTAAGTCTGGGAGACACCTTGAAGATCACCCCTTTCTGGTGAAAGGTCGTAAGGGAGCGGTCGTTGGAGTACCATTACCCGGGGATGGTCTCTACTTCGCAGTGGATATACCTGGTGTTTGTTGTGATGATGTGGAAGTGCTTGCTAATGAGCATGAAGTCAGGTTCTACGCAGAGGTTAAGAACGTGGACGAGCATGATGAGAGTGGCCGTGTTTACTTGGGATGTGTCAACAGTGGTTCTTCCTCTTCTGACCCTCTGCCTTCGATTTTGACCCAGACGATAGCCTACGACGCAGAGTTTGGTGTTCTCAAGATTGTCATCGCACCTCGCAACTATACCAAGAGCGAGTAA
- the LOC108849444 gene encoding NADH dehydrogenase [ubiquinone] 1 beta subcomplex subunit 8, mitochondrial-like yields MAGRLSGVASRIMGGNGVVARSNASSLRQRAGMGLPVGKHIVPDKPLSVNDELMWDNGTAFPEPCIDRIADTVGKYEALGWLCGGLGFFATLGLLAVVNDKASKVPFTPRVYPYDNLRVELGGEP; encoded by the exons ATGGCAGGAAGATTGAGCGGTGTGGCCTCAAGGATAATGGGCGGAAACGGCGTCGTTGCACGATCCAACGCCTCATCTCTCCGCCAGCGCGCCGGCATGGGTCTCCCCGTCGGCAAACACATCGTCCCCGATAAGCCG CTATCGGTTAACGACGAGCTGATGTGGGACAACGGGACTGCGTTCCCAGAGCCTTGCATTGATCGGATTGCTGATACCGTCGGCAAG TACGAAGCATTGGGATGGTTGTGTGGCGGTTTAGGGTTCTTTGCGACTCTCGGTTTACTCGCTGTTGTGAATGATAAAGCTTCAAAGGTTCCATTT ACACCAAGAGTGTATCCGTATGACAACCTGAGGGTGGAGCTTGGTGGAGAGCCATAG
- the LOC108850396 gene encoding glutathione S-transferase T3-like has translation MDPRNPYTQSSYLGHLNNIHENLSYDSFPSTVNFGASEIPHFSSQQSDAPSPPEVTAAERSQRTKWTPADDEVLISAWLNTSKDPIVGNSQKGGTFWDRVGAYYSGSPHAIENGDQRNHRHCKQRWHRLNDQVNKFCAAYSAAERQLASGEYDTDVLKKAHHIFFTDQGTRFNLEHAWCLLRHEQKWADLNFNI, from the coding sequence ATGGATCCTAGGAATCCATATACTCAGTCTTCTTACTTAGGCCATCTTAACAATATCCATGAAAACTTATCTTATGATAGTTTTCCCTCTACTGTTAACTTTGGAGCATCAGAGATCCCTCATTTCAGTTCTCAACAATCTGATGCTCCATCTCCACCCGAAGTAACAGCCGCGGAGCGTAGTCAGAGGACGAAATGGACTCCAGCCGATGATGAGGTTCTCATCAGTGCGTGGCTTAACACGTCGAAGGATCCTATTGTAGGAAATTCACAAAAGGGAGGCACCTTCTGGGACCGAGTAGGAGCATACTATTCAGGAAGTCCTCATGCTATAGAAAATGGTGATCAGAGAAATCATCGTCACTGTAAGCAAAGGTGGCACAGACTTAATGATCAAGTTAACAAGTTCTGTGCCGCGTATTCTGCAGCAGAGAGACAACTTGCCAGTGGTGAGTATGACACTGATGTTCTAAAGAAAGCTCACCATATCTTCTTCACTGATCAGGGGACCAGATTTAACCTCGAGCACGCGTGGTGTCTCTTGAGGCATGAACAGAAATGGgcagatttaaattttaatatttaa
- the LOC108855696 gene encoding tonoplast dicarboxylate transporter, whose protein sequence is MNGGHLPATASNDLKSPLLPVVHDDEPFGKQTVGQHLRTIFTPKNCYIALGPLLCAVVCLCARLGGDDTTTAKNMLGVLVWMFAWWLTEAVPMPITSMSPLFLFPLFGITTADHVATSYMDDVISLVLGSFILALAVEHYNIHRRLALNITMVFCVEPLNAPLLLLGICATTAFVSMWMHNVAATVMMMPVATGILQRLPSSPSSSSEMVSPAVGKFCRAVVLGVIYSAVVGGMSTLTGTGVNLILVGMWKSYFPEADPISFSQWFFFGFPLALCIFVVLWGILCVLYCPKGSGKVLSPYLHKSHLRRELEMLGPMSFAEKMVLSVFGGLVVLWMTRNITDDIPGWGCIFNGRAGDGTVSVMMATLLFIIPNGIKKGEKLMDWGKCKKLPWNIVLLLGAGFAIADGVRTSGLAEVLSKGLVFLETAPYWAIAPMVCLIAASITEFTSNNATTTLLVPLLIEIAKNMQIHPLLLMVPGAVGSQFAFLLPTGTPSNVVGFTTGHIEIKDMMKTGLPLKMAGTAFLSVLMPTLGTYVFGSKGVT, encoded by the exons ATGAACGGTGGTCATCTTCCCGCCACCGCGTCCAACGATCTGAAATCTCCGCTTTTGCCAGTCGTCCATGATGACGAACCATTCGGAAAACAAACGGTGGGGCAACATCTCCGGACAATATTCACACCCAAAAACTGTTACATCGCTCTTGGTCCTCTTCTTTGCGCCGTCGTGTGTCTATGCGCACGGCTCGGGGGAGATGATACGACGACGGCGAAGAACATGCTAGGAGTTCTTGTGTGGATGTTTGCGTGGTGGTTGACGGAAGCCGTCCCGATGCCCATCACCTCCATGTCGCCGCTTTTTTTATTCCCACTATTCGGAATCACGACGGCGGATCATGTGGCAACTTCTTACATGGATGACGTAATCTCCCTCGTTCTTGGGAGCTTTATTCTCGCCCTTGCCGTCGAACACTACAACATTCATCGCCGGCTCGCCCTCAAC ATAACGATGGTATTCTGCGTGGAGCCTCTAAACGCGCCGCTGCTTCTTCTTGGCATCTGCGCAACAACGGCGTTCGTGAGCATGTGGATGCACAACGTGGCGGCTACTGTCATGATGATGCCAGTCGCTACAGGAATACTTCAGAGACTCCCTTCGTCACCATCGTCGTCATCAGAAATGGTGTCTCCGGCGGTGGGGAAGTTTTGCCGAGCGGTGGTGCTCGGTGTGATATATTCAGCGGTCGTTGGTGGAATGAGCACACTGACAGGAACAGGAGTGAATCTGATACTTGTCGGAATGTGGAAAAGCTATTTCCCGGAGGCTGATCCAATAAGTTTCAGCCAATGGTTCTTCTTCGGTTTCCCACTGGCGTTGTGTATATTCGTGGTGCTTTGGGGTATTCTATGCGTGTTGTATTGTCCTAAAGGATCAGGGAAAGTTCTCTCTCCCTATCTTCATAAATCTCATCTTCGTAGAGAGCTCGAGATGTTAGGACCAATGAGTTTCGCCGAGAAGATGGTCTTATCTGTGTTTGGTGGTTTGGTTGTGTTATGGATGACAAGAAATATAACCGACGATATCCCCGGCTGGGGTTGCATCTTTAACGGCCGGGCTGGTGATGGAACGGTGAGTGTGatgatggctacgttgctgtttATAATCCCAAACGGTATTAAAAAGGGAGAGAAGCTGATGGATTGGGGCAAATGCAAGAAACTTCCGTGGAACATAGTGTTGTTACTAGGAGCTGGATTCGCTATAGCTGATGGAGTACGTACAAGTGGCTTAGCTGAAGTTTTATCTAAAGGGCTTGTGTTTCTAGAAACAGCTCCTTATTGGGCCATCGCTCCAATGGTTTGCCTCATTGCTGCTTCAATCACTGAGTTCACGTCAAACAACGCAACCACTACACTGTTGGTTCCTTTGCTCATCGAGATCGCGAAGAATATGCAAATCCATCCTCTGCTCCTGATGGTTCCTGGTGCCGTTGGGTCTCAGTTTGCTTTCTTGCTACCCACGGGAACACCTTCTAACGTGGTGGGATTCACAACAGGGCATATTGAGATCAAAGACATGATGAAAACAGGGTTACCTCTCAAGATGGCAGGAACAGCCTTTCTCTCTGTCTTGATGCCAACCCTAg GGACTTATGTGTTTGGATCAAAAGGAGTAACTTAG